Proteins encoded in a region of the Oscillospiraceae bacterium MB24-C1 genome:
- the aroB gene encoding 3-dehydroquinate synthase — MKSVSVKTSHPYEVLVGNGLLAQSGQLIAKRIKPCIAAVIADDTVDVLFGDTVEMSLKKAGFQVCRIVFSHGETSKSLSTLSAVLEQLAENQITRTDLIVALGGGVTGDLAGFAAAVYLRGVRFVQIPTTFLAAIDSSVGGKTAVDLAAGKNLAGAFWQPELVICDCESLKMLPQQYFLDGMGEAVKYGMAFDKTLLPLLGDDVSIRLPEIITRCVAIKADVVAQDERDIGQRRKLNFGHTVGHAIERCSNFSITHGQAVAIGMVIITRACVKKGITSLKTLETLLNTLTACGLPMVCEYNVEALAEAALGDKKRHGDRLALILPTMVGDCTVQDIAIDALREWIKQGL; from the coding sequence ATGAAAAGTGTATCGGTGAAGACCAGTCATCCCTATGAGGTTTTGGTGGGAAACGGGCTGTTGGCGCAGAGCGGTCAACTCATTGCTAAAAGGATAAAGCCCTGTATCGCCGCTGTTATTGCCGACGACACGGTTGACGTTTTGTTTGGTGACACCGTTGAAATGTCACTGAAAAAGGCCGGATTTCAGGTTTGTCGCATTGTTTTTTCACATGGAGAAACGTCAAAAAGTCTGTCGACGCTCTCCGCTGTGTTGGAACAATTGGCTGAAAACCAAATTACCCGAACCGACTTGATTGTAGCACTGGGCGGTGGTGTCACTGGCGATTTGGCAGGCTTTGCCGCGGCAGTGTATCTGAGGGGCGTTCGTTTTGTACAGATACCAACGACCTTTCTCGCCGCTATCGATTCCTCAGTCGGGGGCAAAACCGCTGTCGATCTCGCGGCGGGCAAGAATTTAGCGGGTGCATTCTGGCAGCCCGAACTGGTCATTTGCGATTGTGAATCGCTTAAAATGCTACCTCAGCAATATTTTCTCGACGGCATGGGCGAGGCGGTCAAATACGGTATGGCATTCGACAAGACATTGCTGCCGCTGTTGGGAGACGATGTTTCAATCCGACTGCCTGAGATTATCACTCGATGCGTTGCTATTAAAGCCGATGTTGTTGCGCAGGACGAACGAGATATCGGACAACGAAGAAAGCTCAATTTTGGTCATACCGTGGGGCATGCCATCGAGCGCTGTTCAAATTTTTCTATCACGCACGGCCAGGCGGTCGCCATCGGTATGGTTATTATCACGCGTGCCTGTGTCAAAAAGGGGATAACATCCCTCAAAACGCTGGAAACACTGCTCAACACCCTGACCGCCTGCGGGCTGCCGATGGTCTGCGAATATAACGTCGAAGCGCTGGCCGAGGCTGCACTGGGCGATAAAAAGCGCCACGGTGATCGGCTGGCACTCATTCTTCCCACAATGGTGGGAGATTGCACTGTGCAGGATATTGCGATAGACGCGCTGAGAGAGTGGATTAAACAGGGACTATAA
- the aroA gene encoding 3-phosphoshikimate 1-carboxyvinyltransferase, whose translation MDIRITPSPLRGTLRAIASKSDAHRCLICAALCDTPTEVVISELNRDIEATMGCLSALGTGFSQIQEGVWRVMPIAQKPKQAVLDCCESGSTLRFLLPVAAALCQTTRVEGAGRLPQRPLSPLREEMEFHDCSFDAAHLPFTMKGTLTAGEFTLPGNISSQYITGLLFALPLLAGDSNILLTTPLESAGYVSMTLRTLARFNIDITPLPNGGGYHIKGGQRYCSPGRIAAEGDWSNAAFWLAAGAMCAPITVTTLDADTVQGDSKIVPLLRRFGAQAETDGSHAVVSPQALSGINIDATEIPDLVPILSVVACAAVGTTKITNAARLRIKESDRLQTIAKSLNALGGKVLELPDGLIIKGTGGLRGGLVNSFNDHRIAMAMSIASAICTGDVIIQDATAVEKSYPRFFEDFKRLGGKVDVI comes from the coding sequence ATGGATATTAGGATTACGCCCTCACCTCTGCGCGGCACATTGCGGGCTATTGCTTCAAAATCTGATGCGCACCGGTGCCTGATTTGTGCGGCGTTGTGCGATACCCCCACTGAGGTGGTTATCAGCGAGTTGAATCGCGATATAGAAGCGACCATGGGTTGTCTTTCTGCACTTGGTACTGGCTTTTCCCAGATTCAAGAGGGGGTGTGGCGGGTAATGCCCATCGCACAAAAGCCAAAGCAGGCGGTGTTGGATTGTTGTGAGAGCGGTTCGACCCTACGGTTTTTATTGCCGGTTGCGGCGGCACTGTGCCAAACCACACGGGTTGAAGGCGCGGGTAGGCTGCCGCAGCGTCCCCTCTCTCCGCTGCGCGAGGAAATGGAATTCCACGACTGCTCCTTTGATGCCGCACACCTTCCTTTTACCATGAAAGGTACTTTGACGGCGGGGGAATTTACCCTGCCAGGCAACATCAGCTCTCAGTATATTACAGGACTGCTGTTCGCGCTGCCGCTGCTGGCGGGCGACAGCAATATCCTTCTGACTACACCGCTGGAGTCAGCGGGTTACGTTTCAATGACGCTGCGTACACTCGCGCGTTTTAACATCGACATTACCCCGCTGCCAAATGGTGGCGGTTACCATATCAAGGGTGGGCAGCGTTATTGCTCACCGGGCCGAATCGCCGCAGAGGGCGACTGGTCCAACGCAGCGTTCTGGCTGGCGGCGGGGGCCATGTGTGCACCTATCACCGTGACAACGCTGGACGCCGATACCGTGCAGGGCGACAGCAAAATCGTACCACTGCTGCGGCGCTTTGGCGCTCAGGCTGAGACCGACGGAAGCCATGCCGTTGTCTCGCCACAAGCTTTAAGTGGTATCAACATCGACGCTACTGAAATACCCGATCTTGTGCCGATTTTGTCTGTGGTGGCCTGTGCGGCGGTCGGCACTACCAAAATCACCAACGCGGCACGGCTGAGAATCAAAGAAAGTGACCGGCTACAGACGATCGCCAAATCGCTCAATGCGCTTGGTGGCAAGGTGTTAGAGCTGCCGGACGGACTGATTATAAAGGGCACAGGTGGACTTCGGGGAGGCCTAGTCAACAGCTTTAACGATCACCGAATTGCGATGGCAATGAGCATCGCCTCCGCCATTTGCACCGGGGATGTTATCATCCAAGATGCTACCGCGGTGGAAAAATCATACCCGAGATTCTTTGAGGACTTTAAACGACTGGGAGGGAAAGTCGATGTCATCTAG
- a CDS encoding prephenate dehydrogenase: MNIAVVGMGLIGGSFARTIKHKTEHTVFGADANMQALYQARLVGAIDDILDDEKLSSCEMVIIALYPQAAIDWLAANAGHIAKTAIVTDTCGVKQAVCSGCHAIAQEYGFCYIGGHPMAGVEHSGFDHSRCNMFENASIVLTPLKGVPIAEVDRLKKFMQTLGFTKTVITDPAEHDRMIAYTSQLAHVVSSAYVQSPCALGHKGFSAGSYRDMTRVATLNEDMWTELMLDNYEPLAEQLDALVERLQEFSVVIKARNKDRLHTMLRAGREQKAQADGKVL, encoded by the coding sequence ATGAATATTGCAGTGGTAGGCATGGGCCTGATAGGCGGCTCATTTGCCCGGACGATCAAACACAAAACTGAGCATACGGTATTTGGCGCGGACGCCAACATGCAGGCGTTGTATCAGGCACGGCTGGTGGGGGCAATTGATGACATCCTCGATGACGAAAAGCTCTCTTCCTGCGAGATGGTGATTATTGCCCTTTATCCGCAGGCGGCAATTGACTGGCTGGCGGCCAATGCCGGGCATATTGCCAAAACCGCCATCGTGACCGACACCTGCGGCGTTAAGCAGGCGGTGTGCAGCGGATGCCACGCCATTGCGCAAGAGTATGGCTTTTGCTATATCGGCGGACACCCGATGGCGGGTGTTGAGCACAGTGGTTTTGATCATTCGCGCTGCAACATGTTTGAAAACGCTTCAATAGTACTGACACCGCTGAAGGGGGTGCCAATTGCCGAGGTGGACCGTCTGAAGAAATTTATGCAGACACTGGGCTTTACTAAAACGGTGATTACCGACCCCGCTGAGCACGATCGAATGATTGCTTACACCTCGCAGCTGGCACATGTTGTTTCAAGTGCGTATGTACAGTCCCCCTGTGCGCTGGGGCACAAGGGCTTTTCAGCGGGTAGCTACCGCGATATGACCCGTGTAGCGACCCTAAACGAGGATATGTGGACGGAATTGATGTTAGATAATTACGAGCCGCTGGCTGAACAGCTCGATGCTTTGGTTGAGCGACTTCAGGAGTTTAGTGTTGTAATAAAGGCCAGAAATAAAGATAGACTGCACACCATGCTGCGTGCAGGACGCGAGCAAAAGGCGCAGGCGGACGGAAAGGTGCTGTGA